Genomic window (Desulforapulum autotrophicum HRM2):
AATCGTGATTGGCTTTTTTGTCAAGGACATTTATTGATTTATATTGAGCATTGCCTTGATATCGGCCATTGAATTGAAATAAAAATCTGCCTTGAGGGAGGGGTTGTTGAACGCTACAAAAACAGTTCCGGCTTTGTCTGCAGCCATTTGATCAAACGCTGAGTCCCCGATAAACAATATTTCCCTGGGTGCCAGCTTAAAATGATCCATGATTTTAAGCAGTTGATCCGGGGCTGGCTTTGGATTTTTCACATCAGCCGCAGTAACCACGGATTCAAACCGATGTTCAAGGTCAAAGGTTTTCAGCACCTCGGCCATTGTATTGGTTCGATTTGTGGCAACGGCCCGGATGAACATTCTTTCCTTGAGGCTGTCAAGAAAATCCTTCAGCCCGGGTTCAATGACCATGTGGGAGATGAACTCCCCATAGGCAAGCCCCTTCATATGGGCAAAAACATCGGTCAGGTCCTCTCGTTCAGGAAAAAGATAGGCAATGGCATCTTTTACCGAAAACATGTGCACCTTGACGAACTGAGGTTCGGTCAGGGGCGGTTTATTAAAACCGGCAAGCAGCTGGTTGTAATAGCGCCTGTTCACATCTGCCGTATCAAACATGACACCGTCGCAGTCAAATACAACGGCCTTAATTTTATTGGTCAGCAACGCCTGTACCTTCCTCATGGGGCAGTTGACTGCAAACTGCCCTTGGCTGTAAGGTTTCCAAACACCCGGATTTTCAACTCAGGCTGAAAAAGGCTGTCTGTCTTCAGGGTGATCACCTCATAATAGCGTCCCACCGTTTTTCTCGTATTGGTCACCACAAGCTGCCAGGACTTTTTACCGCTGCCCGAGGATTTCAGAACCGCCGCCACATTTTTCATACCGGCAAGTGGCTGGTCTTTGAGTGAAAAATCATATTTTTTTAAAGGCACAATATTTACCGTCGTTTCAAGCGTATCTTCAGGCGACCCAACAAAATGAACGACATTGGGATCTACCATAACAATCTTTTCAACATTGCCGCTCATTTTAAGGACAAGGGGTTTTCCCTTCTGATCCGTATGTACCCTGACCTGTTTGACCAACACCCTTCCGCCGTAGCCCAGGGTGTTAATCTGAAGAACTATTTTTCCCTCCCCGCCCGGGGGAATCTGCCTGTCAAAGTTGACAGCTGTGCAACCTCAGCCGGTTTCGACCCGAAGAACACGAAGTTCGGTCTCTCCCCTGTTCTCGATCATAAAGGTATGGATTGCCTTTTTTCCCTCGGCAATGGTTCCAAAGCTGAAATCAGGTTCAAGAACAACGGCATCGGCAGCCGGCGCGGCAGCACAGACCCCCTGCACCCCCCACAGCCCCAGCACAGCAAGGGTTAACAGGGTCAACAACAACTTTTTCATGGTAAAAACGCCTCTTTTAATAAATTAACACACAAACGATGGCTCCAGAAGGCGTTGGTAAGAATAACTTCTCCTGGACAGAAAGACACAGCAGTTGACACACATCGTTTAATAGACCGGTATTTCTATTTTTCCATTTCCCAGACAATCATCCCCCATTAGCACATGGGCAACAGGGGAAAGGGTCACTGTATTTTTATTGACGACCAAGGAAGGGATTCATCCGTTCCTCCTGGAGAATGGAAGTTTCAGGACCGTGTCCGGGGTAGACAATGGTCTTTTTGTCAAGACACAGAAGCCTGGTTTTAATCGAGTGGATCAGGGTATCGTAATTTCCGCCCGGAAGATCGGTTCGGCCGATGGACCCTGCAAAAAGGGTATCTCCGGAAAAAAGAACCCCTTTTGTATAAAGACTGATCCCTCCCCTTGAGTGACCCGGAGTGTGGATCACAGTCAGGGTGATGTCCCCAAACGTAACCTCATCCCCGTCGGCAAGATACCCGTCGGGTGCAGGAGAATTTTCCGCCCGCAGGCCAAAGGTGGCCGCAGCTGAAGTCAGATCCTTGAGCATGGGTGCGTCATCTTGATGGATCATAAGCTTTGCTCCAGTAGCCTCCTTCAAGCGTGCATTTGCCCCCACATGGTCAAAGTGACCGTGGGTGTTGAGGATGTATTCAACCGAGAGCTTTAATTCAGAAAGGGCCATGAGTATGCGGTCTGCCTCATCCCCAGGATCAATGACAACAGCCTTTCGTGTCCTGTCGCATCCTAGGATATAGCAATTTGCCATGATGGGTCCCACTTCAAGCTTTTTGATGATCATTCTTTTTCTCCCCTGTCGATATTTTTCAACACACGAATTTTATCGAGTACCCCGTTGATGAAGGCACCGGATCCCCGGGTTCCGAACCGTTTGCCGATCTCCACGGCCTCGTTGATTGACACCGTGGGAGGGATGTCTGGCTGCTTGAGCATCTCAAAGATGGCCATGCGCATGATATTACGATCCACAATGGGCATTCTTGAAACCTTCCAGTTACTTGAAGAACGGTTCATCAGGTCGTCGACCTCCGCCCTTGCCTGGGTAACCCCCTTGACCAGGTCAAGGAAAAACGGTCGGATTGATTCATCGATTCGATCTTCAAAATTGCTGCAAAAAAGTGCGAGCAACTCGTCCGGACTGCCCTTGTCCACGTCAAAATAGTAGAGGGCCTGGAGGGCAAGTTCCCTTGCCTGTCTGCGGTCACCCATGGGATCTAGGCTTCTCCCATAACGGTCATGAGGTTTGCCATTTCAATGGCGGCAAGGGCCGTATCAAAGCCCTTGTTTCCAGCCTTGGTTCCGGCCCGTTCAATGGCCTGCTCAATGCTCTCTGTGGTGAGGATGCCGAACATGACCGGTAGTCCATGGTCAAGGCTGACACAGGCAATCCCCTTGGAAACCTCGGCGCACACATAGTCATAGTGGTTGGTCGCCCCCCGAATAACGGCACCCAGACAGATAATGGCATCAAATTTGCCGGTCATGGCCATTTTTTTTGCGGCAAGGGGAATCTCAAAGGCACCGGGTACCTTTAACAACGTGATATCCCCGTCTGCGGCCCCGCTTCTTGTCAGGGCGTCAAGGGCACCGCCCACCAGTCGTTCGGTTATAAAATCGTTGAACCTTGCGGCAATGATTCCAAATTTTTTGCCCTGGGCCGACAGGCCTGCTTCTATAATCTGTGGCATCTTAATTTCCTTATATTTTGTTAAAAACCATCAGCACATTTTCAGCATATGTCCCATTTTAAGCTGTTTGCACTTTAAATACCCCTTGTTGTACTCGTTGGGCTCAACCTCAATGGGCACCTGCTCCACAATACTCAGCCCATAGCCTTCAAGGCCAACCATTTTGGTGGGATTGTTGGTCATGAGGCGCATCTGCCTGACCCCAAGATCCACGAGCATCTGGGCGCCAATACCGTAATCTCTCATGTCGGCGTCAAACCCAAGTTTCAGATTTGCCTCAACCGTATCACATCCCTTGCGCTGGAGTTCATAGGCTTTGAGTTTGTTGACAAGGCCAATGCCCCGGCCTTCCTGGCGAAGATAGAGAATCACGCCGCTCCCCTCTTTGTCCATCATGGCCATGGCCTTGTGGAGCTGATCGCCGCAGTCGCAGCGCAATGAACCAAAGATATCACCGGTCATGCACTCTGAATGGACCCGAACCAGTGTGGCTCGGTCAGGATCAATATCACCCTTAACCATGGCAATGTGGGTGAGATTATCCAGGTCATTTTCATAGGCGATGATTTTAAATTCACCACCAAATTTCGTGGGAATCACACTCTGGGCAGCTTTTCTGACAAAGGATTCGGTCTTGAGGCGGTACTCGACAAGGTCTGCGATGGTGCAGATGCCGATATTATGCTCCTGGCTGAACTTCTCCAGGGACGGCCTCCTGGACATGGTACCGTCTTCATCCATAATCTCACAAATGACACCGGCAGGTTTTAGTCCTGCAAGACGGGCAAGGTCCACCGACCCTTCGGTCTGGCCGATCCTCACCATGACGCCACCCTGGCGGGCCCGCAGGGGAAAGATGTGACCCGGTCGTACAAGGTCGTGGGCAGTTGCCCCGTCGGCCACAGCCGCCTGGACGGTTCTAGCCCTGTCAGCTGCCGAAATCCCTGTGGTTACGCCATCTCTGGCCTCAATGGAGATGGTGAATCCGGTTTCAAACTGGGAGGTGTTGTCATCCACCATCATGGGCAGCTCAAGGCGGTCGGCCAGATCTCCTGTCATGGACAGACAGATGAGTCCCCGACCGTATTTTGCCATGAAATTAATTGCTTCAGGGGTAACAGCCTCGGCTGCCATGGTAAGATCACCTTCATTTTCCCGATCCTCGTCATCCACCAGTATGACCATGCGCCCGGCTTTGATATCTTCGATGGCCTGCTCTATTGTAATTTGCGGCATTTATGCTTATTTCACTCCTTATAAGAATCCTTTTTTTGCCAGAAGCTCCCTGGTGATCGATCCTGAATGGTTACCAGTCCCGGCGGTTGTATCTGTTACCTTCTGTTTTAAGAATCTGTTAACATACTTTCCAATCATATCGGTCTCAATGTTGACACTATCTCCGACCCTGGCCGTACCGATGGTGGTGATCTTTGCCGTGTGGGGAATAACGCTCACATCGAAATCCTTGTGGCTGCACCTGTTTATTGTAAGACTGATTCCATCGATTGCAACCGAGCCCTTTTCGATTATTTCATCACCAAGGGTTTCAGGGATGCCAATGGTAACGATAACGGCGTTGCTCTTGACTGTTTTGGATACAACAGATCCAGTGGCATCAATATGCCCTGAAACCAGATGGCCGTCCAGGCGGTCTGACAGGCGAAGGGCACGTTCAAGATTCAGCCGGGCACCGGGAAGAAGGGATTTAAAGGTGGTCCGGGAAACGGTTTCAGGGGCCATGTCCACCTCAAAAACTGAATTGCTGAGGGAGACGACAGTGAGACAGGCACCATTGACGGCAATGGAATCGCCGATTTTTGTACCTTCAAGGTCCATCCCTGTTTGAATGGCAAGCCTTTTTCCCTCGCCGTTGGGCTGAATTTTTTTCAGGGTTCCAGCTCCCTCAATGATTCCCGTGAACACCGTGACGCCTCCAGTTAATTCTGTTTCAGATACCCCTTGATGAGGATGTCATTGTCAAACCGTTCCACCTCAACCTGGCTCAACCCCAGGGCGTCATTCATCAACTCAGGCCCCCTGCCCCGGCACATGGGCACCCCATCGTTGCCCCCAAGAAGCTTAGGTGCAAAAAAAAGATAGATTTTATTGACCACACCGGCGGCAAGGGCCGAATGAACCACCCGGCCTCCTCCTTCGATCAAAAGACTCACCACCCCCCTTTGCCCAAGGGCCTCACCAAGGCACGCCAGGTCGATGATCCCCTCTTTTTCAGGCAGAACCAGCAGCTCAATACCCCGATGTTTAAAAAGGGCACAACGTTCGGGGTCAGCCCTTCGGGAGATGGCAACCATGGTTTTTGCACTGGATTGCTGGGTAAACACCTGTGAATCGGGGTCAATGGAGAGTTGGGCGTCGAGGATCACCCGAAGTGGATCACGGCCGTCAAAATTTTCAATCCTTGTGGTCAACGAGGGATTATCGGCCCGTATGGTGCCGGCACCGACCACAATGGCATCCACCCAGTGGCGCAGCCTGTGAACGTATTTTCGAGACGCCTCGTTGGTGATCCATTTGGAATCCCCGGTTCGTGTGGCAAGCTGACCGTCCAGGGTTGCTGCACATTTTAAGACCACAAAGGGCTGTTTATCGTTTTTAACGTACCAGATAAAATCTTCGATCAGGGTCTCAGACGCCCTGCGGCAGATACCGACCTTGACCGCAACACCCCTTTCTTTCAGAAATTTGATCCCACCGCCAGCCACAAATGGGTTGGGGTCTTCGGTTCCCACAAACACCCGGCGAATGCCGGCCCTGAGAATTTTTTCGGTACACGGCGGGGTTCTTCCCGTGTGATTGCACGGTTCAAGGGTCACATAAAGGTCACTGCCCCTGGCCAAATCACCGGCATCATCAATGGCGTTGACCTCTGCGTGTGCAAGCCCCGGACCCTTGTGCCATCCTTGACCTACGACCTGGTTGTTCTTGACCACCACGGCCCCGACCATGGGATTGGGAGCTGTGTAGCCCCGGCCCTGTTCGGCAAGGCAGATGGCCTGCTCCATAAACGAATTATGCGTTGTTTCATCCATCATCAGAACATCCGTCTGGTTTTTTATCTTCAAGTATTTTTCGGGGAATGAGACTTTTCAACTCCTCAATAAAATCATCCACATCCTTGAACTCCCGGTAGACAGAGGCAAACCGCACATAGGCCACATCGTCCAAACGGTGGAGAAGCTCCATGACCTTGTTGCCGACAACGGTGGATGAGATCTCCTTTTCATTGGCGTCTCTGAAATCACGCTCAACCGAATCCACCACCTCTTCAATCTGATCCACGCTGATGGCACGCTTTTCACAGGCCTTTTTAATCCCGGAAAGGATCTTGTCGCGGTTGAACTCCTCCCGGCGACCGTCTTTTTTCACCACCATGACCGGCAGATCTTCAACCTTTTCATAGGTGGTAAATCTGCGCATGCAGTCCAGGCATTCCCTGCGCCTTCGAACGGCAAATTCACTGCGGCTCAGCCGTGAATCAACCACCCGGTTGTTCAACTGCCCGCAATAGGGACATTTCAAGGTGCCACCTCATCGGTTATCTGGGTTATTTCTATGCCGGCCTGGGCAAACATGGTTTCTGACATGGAGTCGTCATACCCCGTTGCAAAACAGACCTGGACGATGCCTGCATTGATGATCATCTTTGCACAGATGGAACAGGGCTTGTGGGTACAGTAGAGGGTTGATCCTTTCACGGAGATGCCATGGTAGGCGGCCTGGATAATGGCGTTCTGCTCAGCATGGACCCCCCTGCAGAGTTCATGCTTTTGCCCGGAAGGCACATTGAGCTGCTCGCGCAGACACCCTGTGACATCACAGTGGGGAACGTGTGTGGGTGCACCGTTGTAACCGGAGCAGAGGATACGACGCTCCTTGACCAGGATTGCCCCGACCTTACGTCTTAAACAGGTGGCACGGGTGGCCACCAGTCGGGCAATGTCCATGAAGTATACATCCCATGAAGGTCGCACAAGCTCAACCACGGGTTGTGTCGTCTTTGTAAAGGGGAAATTGTGCACACAGGGATCTTACCTTTTCCCTCACGGTTTCTGCCGTTGCCGGCGCTTCAAGGGCCTGGGTGATCAGTTCGGCAACAAGGTCCATCTCGGTCTCACCCATCCCCCTTGTTGTCACAAGGGGCGTTCCTATCCGAATACCACTGGTAATCATGGGTCCCCTGGGATCATTGGGAACGGCATTTTTGTTGACCGTGATACCTGCGGCCCCAAGGCGATTCTCAGCATCTTTGCCTGAAATACCGTTATGGGTGAGGTTCAGTAACATGAGGTGATTGTCCGTGCCGTTGGAGACCAGTTTCATTCCCCGGTCCATGAGCGCATCTGCAAGGGTTGCTGCATTGGCAACCACCTGTCGCTGATACTGGGCAAACGACGGAGAAAGGGCCTCTTTCAGGGCCACAGCCTTTGCGGCTATCACATGCATGAGGGGCCCGCCCTGGATCCCGGGGAAAATCTGGCTTGAGATCTTCGGACCGATTTCGTTGGATGACAGAATCAATCCCCCCCTGGGTCCCCTCAGGGTCTTGTGGGTGGTGGTGGTGACAATATCGGCATGGGGAACCGGAGAGGGGTGAACCCCTGCCGCCACAAGCCCGGCAATATGGGCCATGTCCACCATAAAAAGGGCGTTCACGGATCGAGCAATGTCGGAAAACGCCTTAAAATCTATGATCCGGGGATAGGCACTGGCACCGGCCACAATCAATTTAGGCCGGTGTTTTTCGGCAAGGGCCGCCACCTCGTCCATATCGATCATTTCGGTTTCACCGGACAGACCATAGTGAACAAAATTAAACAGCCTGCCGGAAAAACTGACCGGGCTGCCGTGGGTCAGGTGACCGCCATGGGAAAGATCCATTGCAAGCACGGTATCCCCGGGTTTAATCACGGAAAAATAGGCAGCCATGTTGGCCGTCGAACCTGAATGGGGCTGCACATTTGCATATTCAGCCTTGAACAGCTCCCGTGCCCGGTCAATGGCCAGGGTTTCAGCCCGATCGACCATGGCGCAACCGCCATAGTAACGCTTTGACGGATACCCTTCGGCATACTTGTTTGTCAGCACCGAACCCTGGGCGGCCATGACCGCCCGGCTGGTTGTATTCTCAGAGGCAATAAGCTCAAGCCCCTCCTGCTGGCGAAGCGCCTCCTGCATGATGATCTCGAAAACTTCCGGGTCAACCCCTTTAATTGCGCCTATGTCCACTGCCCTGTCTCCTTTTTCCATGCCTATACAGATGTTTCCAGGCTCTTGATCCTGTCAAGATGCCTTCCCCCCTCAAACGGAGTCTCAAGCCAGGTCCTGACCAGCTCAAAGGCAAGGGCATCACCAATGATGCGGCCCCCGAGCACAAGGATGTTTGAGTCATTATGCTCCCGACTCATGCGCACGGAAAAAATATCACTGCAAAGTGCCGCACGCACCCGGGGAAACCGATTGGCAACCATGGACATACCAAGGCCGGTACCGCACAGCAGAATTCCCCGGGAATACTCGCCTTCAGACACGGCCTTTGCAACCTTTTTTCCATAATCAACATAACTAACAGATTCCTGGCTGAAGGTTCCTGCATCCTTTACCTCAATGCCCAACCCCTTGAGAAAGACGATGATCTTCTCTTTTAAGGGGAAAGCGGCATGGTCGCAGCCAATGATAATGGGGGCTGTCGTGTCAATCGCCATATCCATAAGATCCGTTCCTTGTTAGGATTTTTTTCTAATGTACTCGATGGCATCATTGACGGTGATCATCTTTTCAGCATCATCGTCATCAATATCAATGTCAAACGCCTCTTCCATGCTCATGATAAGTTCCACAAGGGCCAGAGAATCAGCCCCGAGGTCATCCACCAGGGACGCCTCGGGGATTACATCTTCAATATCCACACCCTGGAGCTTTTCTGCAATTATTTTTTTTACCTTTGCCTCAACAGACATACTTAAAAAAACGCCTCCTTAAAGGGTTGCTGAAAAATCGCAGACTAGGCTTCAACAGCGTCCGGCCTTACATTCCTGTTTCTGTATGCACCGCAGGCGGGGCAGGCTGCATGGGGAAGCTTTGCCTCCTGGCACTCGGGACAAACGGTGAGGGTGGGTGCTGCAACCTTCTGATGGGTACGTCTCTTTCTACCACGACTCTTAGAGCTTTTTTGCTTTGGGACTGCCATTCTATCTCCTCCTAACCTTCTAATTTATTTGATCATATAGTATAAACTTCAGTGTACCAATAAACGTTAATATCTAAATTAATTGACAAAGTTTGTCAAGATAATAATCGCAAACATCAATACCCCTTGCCCAAATCCATGGCCTGTGGTATTTCCCCCAACGAAGTTTTAGACACAACACAACGCTATTTTACGGAGTTACCTATGGATACAGTTATAACAAGATTCCCGCCAAGCCCCACGGGATATCTTCATATCGGAGGCGCCAGAACGGCCCTTTTTAATTGGTTGTGGGCACGAAAAACCGGCGGAAAATTTGTCCTGAGAATTGAGGATACAGACACGGTTCGCTCCACAAAGGCTTCGGTGGATGCAATTTTCGATTCCCTCCACTGGCTTGGCATCGACTGGGATGAGGGCCCTTTTTTCCAGACAGAACGTTACCCCATCTACCGGGAGTATATCCAGCGGCTGGTTGCATCGGGTCATGCCTATTACTGCAGCTGCTCCCCGGAAGAGGTCGATGCCATGCGAGAAGAGGCAAAGGCAAACGGCAAACGCCCCATGTACAACCAGCGATGCCGGAACCTTGACCTTGGACCCGGCGAAAACCGGGTGGTCAGACTCAAGGTGCCCAACACCGGCAGCACCGTGGTCGATGACATTGTCAAGGGCCCCACCTCGTTCCAGAACAGCGAGATAGACGACTTCATCATCCAGAGAAGCGATGGCAGCCCCACCTACAACCTGGCCGTTGTGGTCGATGACCTGACCATGGGGATCAACACCATCCTCCGGGGGGACGACCACCTGGTGAACACACCCAAACAGATCCTCATTTACCGGGGCCTTGGGGCAGAACCACCCGTGTTCGGCCATGTTCCCATGGTACTTGGCAACGACAAGGCAAGACTGTCAAAGCGCCACGGGGCCATGAGCGTGGGTGAGTATCAGAAAATGGGCATCCTGCCCGACGCCATTCTCAACTACCTTGTCAGGCTTGGCTGGTCCCACGGCGACCAGGAGTTTTTCACCCGAAAAGAGCTCATTGAAAAATTCTCCCTGGAGCACCTGGGCCGGTCCCCTTCCATGTTCGACATGGACAAGCTGCTGGCCCTTAACGCCAAGCATATCCAGGCAAAATCCAACGCTGAGATTGCCGAGGCCCTGATTCCCTTTGTTGCGGAAAAAGGCATCACCATCGAAAACACAGCAGCGGTCCAGCTTGCCGTTGAAAGCCTCAAGCCAAGGTGTAAGACCCTGGTGGAGATGGCCGAAGCGGCCCGCTTCTATTTTGTCGACACCCTGACCTTTGATGAAAAGGCTGTAGCAAAATTTCTCAAACCTGAAATCATGCAGCCGCTGTGCGAGTGTGCAGACACCATGGAAGCCCTGGCCCTGGATGCGTTCACGGAACCGGCCCTTGAGGAAATTTTCAAGCAGGTGATGGCGCGCCACGATCTCAAATTCGGCAAGCTCGCCCAGCCCCTGAGGGTGGCCCTTACCGGCAAGACGGTCAGCCCCGGGATCTTTGAGATGATCCTTGCCCTTGGCCGGGATAAGACGGTCAGCCGTATCCGGGCTGTGCTCAAATAATCACGGTCATGCCGGCTATATGCAACTCGTGGTATTCCGGCAACCGGCGGAAGGTATTACCCTCCGCTCATTCTCGCAGCCCGTCCTGGGCTGCTCCGAGGGAAACGGCAGCTCCTTCAGCGTCCATGCTGACCGCTGCCGTTTAATCCGCTTCGGGTAAAACCTCCCCCCGGTCGCCTCTGCTGTCGAAGGTTCAAGTTTTATGCTTCGTTGTGCCCGACAGGGCATGGCCGTTTTTATAAGAAGTCCCTGTCGAAACATCATTGTGAAAATCTCGACTTTGGAGCCCCCTTTGGTTTCCCTGACCGGAACATTGTAAACCAAAGGGGATAGGCTTTTTGTCCTTCCAGGCGTTAAGAAGCACAGGCTGTTTGAGGACTTTAGCCCGCAGTTCCTGTGCTTTAGCCTGGAAGGGCAAAAAGCCCCCGGCGTTTACCGTTCCGGTCAGGGGAACCAAAGGGGGCGGAATGGTACGATCGTTTCCCCTGTATCATCGAGTTTCATGCTTCGTTGTGTCCGCCAGGACATGTGGACACCATGAAACACCCACCGAGTAATTCTCTATTTTTATCTCACGGACGGCACTCTCTCAAAGAGAATACCAGAATAACCGACAAAACTTGAACCCGGGCTTGTTTCATGGCTGGTGGTATAGTCAAGGGCAACACCCCGTGAAGCTCCCATGGCACGTGCTGCATCAACGGCGGCGACAACGGCACCGGGACAGCACAGATTGTGGTGTTCCAGACCCTGGGCGAGGATGGTGTCAACGTCCATTTCAACCATTGCCTTGATTGCCCGGGAATCATTGGTGTTCTTGACCCAGTCAAGGGCTGCCTGGCCCTTTCCGGCCGGAGAGAATCCATAATTGGGTCCATAATGGGTCATGTCCGTGGAACCGATCACCCGCAGGGAAAGTCCTGATTTCAGGGCAGCCTCAACGGCCAGAATGCCAATCCGTTCAGCATGGGCCGATGGCGGAACCCCCATGGGAACAATGGCGGCATCCGGGAAAAAATACTTTACAAAGGGAAGCTGGAGTTCAATGGTGTTCTCATC
Coding sequences:
- the nrdR gene encoding transcriptional regulator NrdR — its product is MKCPYCGQLNNRVVDSRLSRSEFAVRRRRECLDCMRRFTTYEKVEDLPVMVVKKDGRREEFNRDKILSGIKKACEKRAISVDQIEEVVDSVERDFRDANEKEISSTVVGNKVMELLHRLDDVAYVRFASVYREFKDVDDFIEELKSLIPRKILEDKKPDGCSDDG
- the ribD gene encoding bifunctional diaminohydroxyphosphoribosylaminopyrimidine deaminase/5-amino-6-(5-phosphoribosylamino)uracil reductase RibD; this translates as MMDETTHNSFMEQAICLAEQGRGYTAPNPMVGAVVVKNNQVVGQGWHKGPGLAHAEVNAIDDAGDLARGSDLYVTLEPCNHTGRTPPCTEKILRAGIRRVFVGTEDPNPFVAGGGIKFLKERGVAVKVGICRRASETLIEDFIWYVKNDKQPFVVLKCAATLDGQLATRTGDSKWITNEASRKYVHRLRHWVDAIVVGAGTIRADNPSLTTRIENFDGRDPLRVILDAQLSIDPDSQVFTQQSSAKTMVAISRRADPERCALFKHRGIELLVLPEKEGIIDLACLGEALGQRGVVSLLIEGGGRVVHSALAAGVVNKIYLFFAPKLLGGNDGVPMCRGRGPELMNDALGLSQVEVERFDNDILIKGYLKQN
- a CDS encoding MBL fold metallo-hydrolase, whose protein sequence is MIIKKLEVGPIMANCYILGCDRTRKAVVIDPGDEADRILMALSELKLSVEYILNTHGHFDHVGANARLKEATGAKLMIHQDDAPMLKDLTSAAATFGLRAENSPAPDGYLADGDEVTFGDITLTVIHTPGHSRGGISLYTKGVLFSGDTLFAGSIGRTDLPGGNYDTLIHSIKTRLLCLDKKTIVYPGHGPETSILQEERMNPFLGRQ
- a CDS encoding serine hydroxymethyltransferase, encoding MEKGDRAVDIGAIKGVDPEVFEIIMQEALRQQEGLELIASENTTSRAVMAAQGSVLTNKYAEGYPSKRYYGGCAMVDRAETLAIDRARELFKAEYANVQPHSGSTANMAAYFSVIKPGDTVLAMDLSHGGHLTHGSPVSFSGRLFNFVHYGLSGETEMIDMDEVAALAEKHRPKLIVAGASAYPRIIDFKAFSDIARSVNALFMVDMAHIAGLVAAGVHPSPVPHADIVTTTTHKTLRGPRGGLILSSNEIGPKISSQIFPGIQGGPLMHVIAAKAVALKEALSPSFAQYQRQVVANAATLADALMDRGMKLVSNGTDNHLMLLNLTHNGISGKDAENRLGAAGITVNKNAVPNDPRGPMITSGIRIGTPLVTTRGMGETEMDLVAELITQALEAPATAETVREKVRSLCAQFPLYKDDTTRG
- the acpP gene encoding acyl carrier protein, with product MSVEAKVKKIIAEKLQGVDIEDVIPEASLVDDLGADSLALVELIMSMEEAFDIDIDDDDAEKMITVNDAIEYIRKKS
- a CDS encoding HAD family hydrolase, which codes for MRKVQALLTNKIKAVVFDCDGVMFDTADVNRRYYNQLLAGFNKPPLTEPQFVKVHMFSVKDAIAYLFPEREDLTDVFAHMKGLAYGEFISHMVIEPGLKDFLDSLKERMFIRAVATNRTNTMAEVLKTFDLEHRFESVVTAADVKNPKPAPDQLLKIMDHFKLAPREILFIGDSAFDQMAADKAGTVFVAFNNPSLKADFYFNSMADIKAMLNINQ
- the rpmF gene encoding 50S ribosomal protein L32; this encodes MAVPKQKSSKSRGRKRRTHQKVAAPTLTVCPECQEAKLPHAACPACGAYRNRNVRPDAVEA
- a CDS encoding riboflavin synthase, which encodes MFTGIIEGAGTLKKIQPNGEGKRLAIQTGMDLEGTKIGDSIAVNGACLTVVSLSNSVFEVDMAPETVSRTTFKSLLPGARLNLERALRLSDRLDGHLVSGHIDATGSVVSKTVKSNAVIVTIGIPETLGDEIIEKGSVAIDGISLTINRCSHKDFDVSVIPHTAKITTIGTARVGDSVNIETDMIGKYVNRFLKQKVTDTTAGTGNHSGSITRELLAKKGFL
- a CDS encoding bifunctional 3,4-dihydroxy-2-butanone-4-phosphate synthase/GTP cyclohydrolase II encodes the protein MPQITIEQAIEDIKAGRMVILVDDEDRENEGDLTMAAEAVTPEAINFMAKYGRGLICLSMTGDLADRLELPMMVDDNTSQFETGFTISIEARDGVTTGISAADRARTVQAAVADGATAHDLVRPGHIFPLRARQGGVMVRIGQTEGSVDLARLAGLKPAGVICEIMDEDGTMSRRPSLEKFSQEHNIGICTIADLVEYRLKTESFVRKAAQSVIPTKFGGEFKIIAYENDLDNLTHIAMVKGDIDPDRATLVRVHSECMTGDIFGSLRCDCGDQLHKAMAMMDKEGSGVILYLRQEGRGIGLVNKLKAYELQRKGCDTVEANLKLGFDADMRDYGIGAQMLVDLGVRQMRLMTNNPTKMVGLEGYGLSIVEQVPIEVEPNEYNKGYLKCKQLKMGHMLKMC
- the ribH gene encoding 6,7-dimethyl-8-ribityllumazine synthase, which produces MPQIIEAGLSAQGKKFGIIAARFNDFITERLVGGALDALTRSGAADGDITLLKVPGAFEIPLAAKKMAMTGKFDAIICLGAVIRGATNHYDYVCAEVSKGIACVSLDHGLPVMFGILTTESIEQAIERAGTKAGNKGFDTALAAIEMANLMTVMGEA
- a CDS encoding deoxycytidylate deaminase; the encoded protein is MHNFPFTKTTQPVVELVRPSWDVYFMDIARLVATRATCLRRKVGAILVKERRILCSGYNGAPTHVPHCDVTGCLREQLNVPSGQKHELCRGVHAEQNAIIQAAYHGISVKGSTLYCTHKPCSICAKMIINAGIVQVCFATGYDDSMSETMFAQAGIEITQITDEVAP
- a CDS encoding DUF1573 domain-containing protein translates to MKKLLLTLLTLAVLGLWGVQGVCAAAPAADAVVLEPDFSFGTIAEGKKAIHTFMIENRGETELRVLRVETG
- the nusB gene encoding transcription antitermination factor NusB, producing MGDRRQARELALQALYYFDVDKGSPDELLALFCSNFEDRIDESIRPFFLDLVKGVTQARAEVDDLMNRSSSNWKVSRMPIVDRNIMRMAIFEMLKQPDIPPTVSINEAVEIGKRFGTRGSGAFINGVLDKIRVLKNIDRGEKE
- the rpiB gene encoding ribose 5-phosphate isomerase B; this translates as MDMAIDTTAPIIIGCDHAAFPLKEKIIVFLKGLGIEVKDAGTFSQESVSYVDYGKKVAKAVSEGEYSRGILLCGTGLGMSMVANRFPRVRAALCSDIFSVRMSREHNDSNILVLGGRIIGDALAFELVRTWLETPFEGGRHLDRIKSLETSV